The proteins below come from a single Mycobacteriales bacterium genomic window:
- a CDS encoding N-acetylmuramoyl-L-alanine amidase: MRRLLTFALLIVTLSAILVGVPTVTPATATPRPVPASVERIPLRAVDATALRALGSSQTSPAYLTAARTTRPFSVMGVTWRPDPAVGEVEVAIRHRSGGRWSDWTDVEAEGDDVPDADSAEARSRDYRAGSAPIWTGPSDGVQVRLDALSGATPRDVAIELVDPGTSPADATVAAPRDTAHAEEPMPAIVTRAQWGADESIRRGSPSYNATVKVGFVHHTASSNDYTAEQAAAMVRGIYAYHVKSNGWSDIGYNYLVDRFGRAYEGRAGGLDRFVMGAHTGGFNRDTVGVSLLGNFSTVPPSAATLGRLTDVLAWKLGTAYRDPLAEAVLTSAGGGTSKYSAGTKATFDVVSGHRDAGNTACPGATTYARMDQIRAQVAEKLGAGFVEPEFTGGTAHLRGSRGPVALSARTLGALDWTSTVSDSEGEVLQTTSGATTGSELVSTTWDLTDENGRAVRPGTYVLRISGSRDGDRALPYAVEVVVKGIVCRGSPLERAKCKAVKRR; encoded by the coding sequence ATGCGCCGCCTGCTCACCTTCGCCCTGCTGATCGTCACGCTGTCGGCAATCCTGGTCGGCGTGCCGACCGTCACTCCGGCGACGGCGACGCCGCGGCCCGTGCCCGCCAGCGTGGAGCGCATCCCGCTGCGGGCGGTCGACGCGACGGCGCTGCGCGCACTCGGGTCCTCGCAGACCTCGCCTGCCTATCTGACCGCTGCCCGGACGACCCGGCCGTTCTCGGTGATGGGTGTCACCTGGCGACCGGACCCGGCCGTCGGCGAGGTCGAGGTGGCGATACGGCACCGCTCCGGCGGTCGCTGGTCGGACTGGACCGACGTCGAGGCCGAGGGTGACGACGTCCCGGACGCCGACTCCGCCGAGGCCCGCAGCCGGGACTACCGCGCCGGGTCGGCCCCGATCTGGACCGGCCCGAGCGACGGCGTGCAGGTGCGCCTCGACGCGCTCTCCGGCGCCACGCCCCGCGACGTCGCCATCGAGCTGGTCGATCCCGGCACCTCACCGGCCGACGCAACGGTCGCGGCGCCGCGCGACACGGCGCACGCCGAGGAGCCGATGCCGGCCATCGTCACCCGCGCGCAGTGGGGCGCCGACGAGTCCATCCGCCGCGGCAGCCCGTCGTACAACGCCACCGTCAAGGTCGGCTTCGTGCACCACACCGCCAGCAGCAACGACTACACAGCGGAGCAGGCCGCTGCCATGGTGCGCGGGATCTACGCCTACCACGTGAAGAGCAACGGCTGGTCCGACATCGGCTACAACTACCTCGTCGACCGCTTCGGCCGGGCGTACGAAGGCCGCGCCGGTGGGCTGGACAGGTTCGTGATGGGGGCGCACACGGGCGGCTTCAACCGGGACACCGTGGGGGTGTCGCTGCTCGGGAACTTCTCGACCGTCCCGCCGTCCGCGGCGACGCTGGGAAGGCTGACCGACGTGCTGGCGTGGAAGCTCGGGACGGCCTACCGCGACCCGCTGGCCGAGGCGGTGCTGACCTCGGCGGGCGGTGGGACGTCGAAGTACAGCGCCGGGACCAAGGCCACCTTCGACGTCGTCAGCGGGCACCGCGACGCCGGCAACACCGCCTGCCCCGGCGCGACGACCTACGCCCGGATGGACCAGATCCGCGCACAGGTGGCCGAGAAGCTGGGCGCGGGCTTCGTCGAGCCGGAGTTCACGGGCGGGACCGCCCACCTGCGCGGCTCGCGGGGTCCGGTGGCGCTCAGCGCCCGCACCCTGGGCGCGCTGGACTGGACCTCGACCGTCAGCGACAGCGAGGGTGAGGTGCTGCAGACCACCAGCGGCGCGACCACCGGCTCGGAGCTGGTGTCGACGACGTGGGACCTGACCGACGAGAACGGCAGGGCGGTGCGGCCGGGGACCTACGTGCTGCGGATCTCCGGCAGCCGGGACGGCGACCGGGCACTGCCGTACGCCGTCGAGGTGGTCGTCAAGGGGATCGTGTGCCGCGGGAGTCCGCTGGAGCGGGCGAAGTGCAAGGCGGTCAAGCGGCGGTGA
- the rfbB gene encoding dTDP-glucose 4,6-dehydratase: MRVFVTGGAGFIGSHYVRSLLAGAYPAYAGAEVTVYDKLTYAGNLENLASVADSPRYRFVQGDLVDGALLDQVLPGHDVVVNFAAETHVDRSITGAQDFVVTNVLGAQTLFDACLRAGTPRVVHIGTDEVYGSIESGSWTEDEPLLPNSPYSAAKAGAELLARAYGVTYGLHISTTRCSNNYGPYQFPEKVVPLFVTNLLDGRKVPLYGEGANVRDWLHVDDHCRGIQLVAERGAAGESYNIGGGREMSNLELTGHLLDALGAGWDMVERVQDRKGHDLRYSVDHSKLAAMGYAPQHSFEEGLAETVRWYRENEAWWRPLKEKSAVQR; encoded by the coding sequence ATGCGCGTCTTCGTCACCGGCGGTGCCGGCTTCATCGGGTCCCACTACGTCCGCTCGCTGCTGGCCGGCGCCTATCCGGCGTACGCGGGGGCGGAGGTGACCGTCTACGACAAGCTCACCTACGCCGGGAACCTCGAGAACCTCGCGTCGGTCGCCGACTCGCCGCGCTACCGGTTCGTACAGGGCGACCTCGTCGACGGTGCCCTGCTGGACCAGGTGCTGCCGGGGCACGACGTGGTCGTCAACTTCGCCGCCGAGACCCATGTGGACCGCTCGATCACCGGGGCGCAGGACTTCGTGGTCACCAACGTGCTCGGGGCGCAGACGCTGTTCGACGCCTGCCTGCGGGCCGGCACCCCCCGGGTGGTGCACATCGGTACCGACGAGGTCTACGGCTCGATCGAGAGCGGCTCGTGGACCGAGGACGAGCCGCTGCTGCCGAACAGCCCGTACTCCGCGGCGAAGGCCGGCGCCGAGCTGCTCGCCCGCGCGTACGGCGTGACGTACGGCCTGCACATCTCGACGACGCGGTGCAGCAACAACTACGGGCCCTACCAGTTCCCGGAGAAGGTCGTCCCGCTGTTCGTCACCAACCTGCTCGACGGGAGGAAGGTCCCGCTCTACGGCGAGGGGGCGAACGTCCGTGACTGGCTGCACGTCGACGACCACTGCCGGGGCATCCAGCTGGTGGCCGAGCGCGGCGCGGCCGGGGAGTCCTACAACATCGGCGGCGGGCGCGAGATGTCGAACCTCGAGCTCACCGGGCACCTGCTCGACGCCCTGGGGGCCGGCTGGGACATGGTCGAGCGGGTGCAGGACCGCAAGGGCCACGACCTGCGCTACTCCGTCGACCACAGCAAGCTCGCGGCGATGGGTTACGCGCCGCAGCACTCGTTCGAGGAGGGACTGGCCGAGACGGTGCGGTGGTACCGCGAGAACGAGGCGTGGTGGCGGCCGCTGAAGGAGAAGTCCGCGGTGCAGCGGTGA
- the rfbD gene encoding dTDP-4-dehydrorhamnose reductase, with product MSSRDTLAFLVTGMGGQLASDFVDVARPLGQTVFCRGLTSAELDVTDPFAVKDTVAQWCRVVRSDSPGHRVVVVNAAAYTAVDAAESDEETAYAVNATAPALLAQACASNGAKLVHVSTDYVFPGDRAAGPPYDVDDETGPRSAYGRTKLAGELAVRELLPDASWIVRTAWVYGGTGRNFVKTMARLEREKETVSVVDDQRGSPTWSRDLAKGLWALAREDVPAGTYHCTSRGQTTWHGFARAIFEELGADPARVLPIPTAAYPVPAPRPAYSALSSRAWDEAGLPQLPDWREALSEAFRLCGSSLRP from the coding sequence GTGAGCTCCCGCGACACGCTCGCCTTCCTGGTCACCGGGATGGGCGGGCAGCTCGCGAGCGACTTCGTCGACGTGGCGCGGCCGCTCGGGCAGACCGTCTTCTGTCGGGGGCTGACCTCCGCCGAGCTGGACGTCACCGACCCGTTCGCGGTCAAGGACACGGTGGCGCAGTGGTGTCGGGTGGTGCGCTCGGACAGCCCCGGGCACCGGGTCGTGGTGGTCAACGCCGCCGCCTACACCGCCGTGGACGCCGCCGAGAGCGACGAGGAGACGGCGTACGCGGTGAACGCGACGGCGCCGGCGCTGCTCGCGCAGGCCTGTGCGAGCAACGGCGCGAAGCTGGTCCACGTCAGCACCGACTACGTCTTCCCGGGAGACCGGGCCGCCGGGCCGCCGTACGACGTCGACGACGAGACCGGACCGCGGTCGGCCTACGGGAGGACCAAGCTGGCCGGCGAGCTGGCCGTGCGGGAGCTGCTGCCGGACGCCTCGTGGATCGTGCGGACGGCCTGGGTCTACGGCGGCACCGGCAGGAATTTCGTCAAGACGATGGCGCGGCTGGAGCGGGAGAAGGAGACGGTCAGCGTCGTCGACGACCAACGCGGGTCGCCGACGTGGAGCCGTGACCTGGCCAAGGGGCTGTGGGCGCTGGCCCGCGAGGACGTCCCCGCCGGCACCTATCACTGCACCAGCCGGGGACAGACGACCTGGCACGGCTTCGCCCGCGCGATCTTCGAGGAGCTGGGTGCGGATCCGGCCCGTGTGCTGCCGATCCCCACGGCCGCCTACCCCGTCCCGGCGCCGCGGCCGGCGTACAGCGCGCTGTCGTCGCGGGCCTGGGACGAGGCCGGGCTGCCGCAGCTGCCGGACTGGCGCGAGGCGCTGTCCGAGGCCTTCCGGCTGTGCGGGAGCTCCCTTCGCCCGTAG
- a CDS encoding glycosyltransferase family 1 protein, with protein sequence MRVGLDATPLLGARTGVGRYTQQLLAALAGGPDELVATAFTLRGRGSLEVPPGVQIRARALPARGLQEAWARGDLPPVEWLAGRLDVFHATNFVLPPARRARGVVTVHDLAFLRMTETVSAASARYRALVPRSIRRARVVVTPSEAVAEQVGEAYAPAVPVVAVPHGVGSWWATSRPPTGALRAHLGLPSSYVLFVGTLEPRKDVWTLLAAHALVPDAPPLVLVGPPGWGEQVDVSGVITPGYLDEDDLGAVVAGAAALVLPSRDEGFGLPLLEALAAGTPVVASDLPALREVGGDLVSYAPVGDAEGFAEALRQVLDEPGDASARRAHAADFTWARSAAAHRAAYTLALS encoded by the coding sequence ATGAGGGTCGGCCTGGACGCGACGCCACTGCTCGGGGCGCGCACCGGAGTCGGGCGCTACACCCAGCAGCTGCTGGCGGCCCTGGCCGGTGGGCCGGACGAGCTGGTGGCGACGGCCTTCACCCTGCGCGGCCGCGGGTCGCTGGAGGTCCCGCCCGGCGTGCAGATCCGGGCACGCGCCCTGCCCGCCCGCGGGCTGCAGGAGGCCTGGGCCCGTGGCGACCTGCCGCCGGTGGAGTGGCTGGCCGGGCGGCTCGACGTCTTCCACGCCACGAACTTCGTGCTCCCGCCGGCGCGGCGGGCGCGTGGTGTCGTGACGGTGCACGACCTGGCCTTCCTGCGGATGACCGAGACGGTCAGCGCCGCGAGCGCGCGCTACCGGGCGCTGGTGCCGCGGTCGATCCGGCGCGCCAGGGTCGTGGTCACGCCGAGCGAGGCGGTGGCCGAGCAGGTCGGGGAGGCGTACGCACCGGCAGTCCCGGTGGTGGCCGTTCCCCACGGCGTCGGGTCCTGGTGGGCCACCTCCCGGCCGCCGACCGGCGCGCTGCGCGCCCACCTCGGGCTGCCGTCGTCGTACGTGCTGTTCGTCGGGACGCTCGAGCCACGCAAGGACGTGTGGACCCTGCTCGCGGCACACGCCCTGGTGCCGGACGCCCCCCCGCTGGTGCTCGTGGGCCCGCCCGGGTGGGGTGAGCAGGTGGACGTCAGCGGGGTGATCACCCCCGGCTACCTCGATGAGGACGACCTCGGGGCCGTCGTGGCCGGGGCGGCGGCGCTGGTGCTGCCCAGCCGTGACGAGGGCTTCGGGCTGCCGCTGCTGGAGGCGCTCGCGGCCGGCACGCCGGTCGTGGCGAGCGACCTGCCGGCGCTGCGCGAGGTCGGCGGTGACCTGGTGTCGTATGCGCCGGTCGGCGACGCGGAAGGCTTCGCCGAGGCGCTGCGGCAGGTCCTGGACGAGCCCGGGGATGCCTCGGCCCGGCGGGCACACGCCGCGGACTTCACCTGGGCGCGGTCCGCAGCAGCCCACCGCGCCGCCTATACGCTGGCCCTGTCCTGA
- a CDS encoding peptidoglycan recognition protein, producing MSRSLSLLTLLVPGLLAVPVLTPSATAAPTPVPPVVQELAVAGVHEAAAQSGAPSGVTGALVAGAHRRTVLLTDLLDTAPFALVGVTWERDPAVSGVQAWVRTRTDGTWSGWQDLGGLADEEPDAGTKDAAGVRDATSPLWVGAADGVQARVDVLSGADPTGLRLSLVDPGSSPADAPVATGALRSEAQAASKAPLVRSRAAWGADESLRSGSPSYASGTRAVTLHHTASANGYSEADVPRLLRGFYAYHVKSQGWSDIGYNFLVDRFGRIWEGRAGGTSRSVIGAHAGGFNTGTVGISMIGTYESVTPSGQMLESVAQLSAWRLSLAGVDPRGSVSLTSAGSTRYSRGTVVKLPTVFGHRDVSTTACPGARGVAALPGIRDRAAALAAGAAPAEPAGPTSFELSVPATAAPGATVPLTVAGGPAGAAVEVWFAKRGDAGFTKRRDAVLSSSGSYSTSYPADDDYTFFAIAGGDATPRRSTRLSPAPTSAPSGEASVLRIQGPVTAPAGSAVLVTATGPAGAAVTVWFRRQGDPAFVQRRSGVLDAGGTYTTTYTADLPHEYFVKSSTVTSNDAETLVGEVPNGLDVTAPAKVATDDTVDVVVQGEPGQEVELWFARRGEPSYNRRRQSRLAADGTYRTSYVANDEYSYFAVAGGRTSTRVSTRISDLPPLAAAPAPPLRVSAPEAVEAGAPVEVTVAGPAGAPVSLWFRRRGSDVWSRLRDGRFDGSGRWATSYAGVEDHEYWASSNGVSSADAATLTMPTVTGPATAAFGTTVQLAGRARPGDRVVVETRRRGATAFTGRATLTADGSGAFSTSHGVDDEYEYRPVAATRVGAVRRMTVAPTVAGATAVRRGTAVPLSGTARPGAQVEVLFRRDGAPSLLVGGRRARDLPTFRVGRVVTAGSDGRWTVSFAPVTAHSWYARSDGNATPVRTTAVR from the coding sequence GTGTCCCGCTCCCTGTCCCTGCTCACCCTGCTGGTGCCCGGCCTGCTGGCCGTCCCGGTCCTGACCCCGTCTGCGACCGCAGCGCCGACACCGGTCCCGCCGGTCGTGCAGGAGCTGGCCGTCGCCGGTGTGCACGAGGCGGCGGCGCAGTCCGGTGCGCCGTCCGGCGTGACCGGCGCGCTGGTCGCCGGTGCCCACCGGCGCACCGTCCTGCTGACCGACCTGCTCGACACCGCGCCCTTCGCCCTCGTCGGCGTCACCTGGGAGCGGGACCCGGCGGTCTCGGGTGTGCAGGCCTGGGTGCGGACCCGGACCGACGGCACCTGGTCCGGCTGGCAGGACCTGGGCGGGCTGGCGGACGAGGAGCCCGACGCCGGCACCAAGGACGCCGCCGGCGTCCGCGACGCGACGTCACCGCTGTGGGTCGGAGCGGCCGACGGCGTGCAGGCGCGCGTGGACGTGCTGTCCGGCGCGGATCCGACCGGACTGCGGCTCTCCCTCGTCGACCCCGGCTCCTCGCCGGCGGACGCCCCGGTCGCGACCGGAGCGCTGCGGTCGGAGGCGCAGGCGGCCTCCAAGGCCCCCCTCGTGCGCAGCCGCGCCGCGTGGGGCGCCGACGAGTCGCTGCGCTCGGGCTCGCCCTCGTACGCCTCCGGCACCCGGGCCGTCACGCTCCACCACACGGCCAGCGCGAACGGCTACTCCGAGGCCGACGTGCCCCGCCTGCTGCGTGGCTTCTACGCCTATCACGTGAAGAGCCAGGGCTGGTCCGACATCGGCTACAACTTCCTCGTCGACCGCTTCGGCCGGATCTGGGAGGGCCGCGCCGGCGGGACGTCGCGGTCGGTGATCGGGGCGCACGCCGGCGGCTTCAACACCGGCACCGTCGGCATCTCGATGATCGGCACGTACGAGAGCGTCACGCCGAGTGGCCAGATGCTGGAGTCGGTCGCGCAGCTGTCCGCGTGGCGGCTCTCGCTGGCCGGCGTCGACCCGCGGGGCAGCGTCTCGCTGACCTCCGCCGGCAGCACCCGCTACAGCCGCGGGACGGTCGTGAAGCTGCCGACCGTCTTCGGCCACCGGGACGTCAGCACGACCGCCTGCCCCGGCGCGCGCGGCGTCGCCGCACTGCCCGGCATCCGGGACCGCGCTGCGGCCCTGGCGGCAGGCGCCGCGCCGGCCGAGCCCGCCGGCCCGACCTCCTTCGAGCTGAGCGTCCCTGCGACCGCGGCGCCGGGAGCCACCGTGCCGCTGACGGTGGCCGGCGGCCCGGCGGGCGCAGCCGTGGAGGTGTGGTTCGCCAAGCGGGGCGACGCCGGGTTCACCAAGCGCCGCGACGCGGTGCTGTCGAGCAGCGGCAGCTACAGCACCAGCTACCCCGCCGACGACGACTACACGTTCTTCGCGATCGCCGGCGGCGACGCGACTCCCCGGCGCTCGACCCGGCTGTCGCCCGCGCCGACCTCGGCACCGTCCGGCGAGGCCTCGGTCCTGCGGATCCAGGGGCCGGTGACCGCGCCGGCCGGTTCTGCCGTCCTGGTCACCGCCACCGGCCCGGCCGGTGCCGCCGTGACCGTGTGGTTCCGCCGGCAGGGCGACCCGGCCTTCGTGCAGCGCCGCTCCGGCGTGCTCGACGCCGGCGGCACGTACACCACCACGTACACGGCCGACCTGCCGCACGAGTACTTCGTCAAGAGCAGCACGGTCACCTCCAACGACGCCGAGACGCTCGTCGGGGAGGTTCCCAACGGGCTCGACGTCACGGCGCCGGCGAAGGTCGCGACCGACGACACGGTCGACGTCGTCGTCCAGGGCGAGCCGGGCCAGGAGGTCGAGCTGTGGTTCGCCCGCCGCGGCGAGCCGTCCTACAACCGGCGCCGGCAGTCCCGGCTGGCGGCGGACGGCACCTACCGGACCAGCTACGTGGCCAACGACGAGTACAGCTACTTCGCCGTCGCCGGCGGCCGGACCAGCACCCGGGTCAGCACCCGGATCAGCGATCTACCGCCGCTGGCTGCCGCGCCGGCTCCCCCGCTGAGGGTGTCCGCCCCCGAGGCCGTCGAGGCCGGTGCCCCGGTCGAGGTCACGGTCGCGGGTCCGGCCGGCGCACCCGTCTCGCTGTGGTTCCGCCGCCGTGGCTCCGACGTGTGGAGCCGCTTGCGTGACGGGCGCTTCGACGGCTCCGGCCGGTGGGCGACGTCCTACGCCGGGGTCGAGGACCACGAGTACTGGGCGTCCTCGAACGGGGTGTCCTCCGCCGACGCCGCCACGCTGACGATGCCCACGGTGACCGGACCGGCGACCGCCGCCTTCGGCACGACGGTGCAGCTGGCCGGCCGGGCCCGGCCCGGCGACCGGGTCGTTGTCGAGACCCGCCGGCGCGGGGCGACGGCGTTCACCGGCCGCGCCACCCTGACCGCCGACGGGTCCGGCGCCTTCAGCACGTCCCACGGTGTCGACGACGAGTACGAGTACCGCCCGGTGGCGGCCACCCGCGTCGGCGCGGTGCGGCGGATGACGGTCGCCCCGACGGTGGCGGGTGCGACCGCGGTGCGCCGCGGCACCGCGGTGCCGCTGTCCGGCACGGCCCGCCCCGGCGCACAGGTCGAGGTGCTGTTCCGGCGCGACGGCGCGCCCTCCCTGCTGGTCGGCGGTCGGCGGGCGCGGGACCTGCCCACCTTCCGGGTCGGCCGGGTCGTCACCGCCGGGAGCGACGGGCGCTGGACGGTCAGCTTCGCCCCGGTCACCGCACACAGCTGGTACGCCCGCTCGGACGGCAACGCCACACCGGTGCGGACGACGGCGGTGCGCTGA
- a CDS encoding glycosyltransferase family 4 protein — translation MAGRPVRAAVYNRFWSTGGGAETYGGALAQLLARRGPVELIAHEGLDLVALGERLALDLSGCTVRVVPHTSRAVSAASRNCDLFVNVSHRSREASQAPRSLYVVHFPTSMGARTAPVGSPLPRVEWGPGFHQPEGRTTWTDGAGTLLVTTEPGRPVDLTLMLGFARPAGADPADVRVLVDGGQAATTRLGAARTPLERWSGRPVRVRVASPAAGVPAEVVVSCDGFVPADVVGGDDARTLGVPVVGVALGRGATARLTRGGLTPGSSTGWLDSYDALVANSQFTAGWVERLWQRPAVVLHPPVPMRSTGDKDQVILGVGRFFPRGRGHSKKQLELVQVFRRLVDAGLSGWTLHLVGGCSGGGRDYLQAVQAEAAGYPVELHVDASGAELDALYARAAIYWHVAGLGEDPARDPDRFEHFGISTVEAMSAGAVPVVLGAGGLLEIVRDGIDGLHIADLEQLAARTRELVEEPPWRRELASAAAQRARDFSLDAFDARLEELLEGL, via the coding sequence GTGGCCGGGCGCCCGGTGAGGGCGGCGGTCTACAACCGCTTCTGGAGCACCGGGGGCGGCGCCGAGACCTACGGCGGGGCGCTCGCGCAGCTGCTCGCGCGACGGGGACCGGTCGAGCTGATCGCGCACGAGGGCCTCGATCTCGTCGCGCTCGGCGAACGGCTGGCGCTGGACCTGTCCGGCTGCACCGTGCGGGTCGTCCCGCACACGTCGCGGGCGGTGTCCGCGGCGAGCCGGAACTGCGACCTGTTCGTCAATGTCAGCCACCGCAGCCGCGAGGCGAGCCAGGCGCCCAGGAGCTTGTACGTCGTGCATTTCCCGACCTCGATGGGCGCCCGGACCGCCCCGGTGGGGTCGCCGCTGCCGCGGGTGGAGTGGGGGCCCGGCTTCCACCAGCCCGAGGGTCGTACGACCTGGACTGACGGTGCGGGCACCCTGCTGGTGACGACGGAACCGGGCCGGCCGGTCGACCTCACCCTGATGCTCGGCTTCGCCCGACCGGCCGGCGCGGACCCGGCCGATGTGCGGGTGCTGGTCGACGGGGGGCAGGCGGCGACGACGCGGCTGGGTGCTGCGCGCACGCCGCTGGAGCGCTGGAGCGGGCGGCCGGTCCGCGTGCGGGTCGCCAGCCCGGCTGCCGGCGTACCGGCCGAGGTGGTGGTGTCCTGCGACGGCTTCGTGCCGGCCGACGTGGTGGGGGGTGACGACGCCCGCACCCTCGGTGTGCCGGTGGTCGGTGTGGCGCTCGGCCGGGGCGCCACCGCACGCCTGACCCGGGGCGGCCTGACCCCGGGGAGCTCGACCGGCTGGCTGGACAGCTACGACGCGCTGGTCGCCAACTCGCAGTTCACCGCCGGCTGGGTGGAACGGCTCTGGCAGCGGCCGGCCGTGGTGCTGCATCCGCCGGTGCCGATGCGGTCTACGGGCGACAAGGACCAGGTGATCCTGGGGGTGGGCCGCTTCTTCCCCCGCGGGCGGGGCCACAGCAAGAAGCAGCTCGAGCTGGTCCAGGTTTTCCGCCGGCTGGTCGACGCCGGGCTGTCCGGCTGGACGCTGCACCTGGTCGGCGGCTGCTCGGGCGGCGGCCGCGACTACCTGCAGGCGGTGCAGGCCGAGGCCGCCGGCTACCCGGTCGAGCTGCACGTCGACGCGTCCGGCGCCGAGCTGGACGCGCTCTATGCCCGCGCCGCGATCTACTGGCACGTCGCCGGCCTCGGCGAGGACCCGGCCCGGGACCCGGACCGGTTCGAGCACTTCGGCATCTCCACGGTCGAGGCGATGTCGGCCGGGGCGGTGCCGGTCGTGCTCGGTGCCGGCGGCCTGCTCGAGATCGTCCGCGACGGGATCGACGGGCTGCACATCGCCGATCTCGAGCAGCTCGCCGCGCGGACCCGTGAGCTGGTCGAGGAGCCGCCGTGGCGCCGGGAGCTGGCCTCGGCCGCGGCGCAGCGGGCGAGGGACTTCTCACTGGACGCCTTCGACGCCCGGCTCGAGGAGTTGCTGGAGGGGCTCTGA
- a CDS encoding class I SAM-dependent methyltransferase: MRLADQLLEHVHLAQRQVAETRWLKRKGDCRTLTWPEAAEVSKITKVTSSCNICGWRGRGFEGIEHSESALCPVCGSIARDRFLYWCWTQRTSYDPQAAVLETSPRLGGMYRHRMSERVDYTASDYDESMHRAVLRLDLQAIDLPDASLDVVLTPHVLEHVPDTGKALSELFRVLKPGGHVLLQVPIPQAVTTVPTEPEYHGDRTLVFFRFGWDLAGTIRSHGFDCHTLVTQELRDAAATGACPWTHEGPDCDVEDLMKGSDASTMTVVADAGQARLHGFRPAYQFVTFDCHKPR; encoded by the coding sequence GTGCGCTTGGCCGACCAACTCCTCGAGCACGTGCACCTCGCCCAGCGACAGGTCGCCGAGACCCGCTGGCTCAAGAGGAAGGGTGACTGCCGCACCCTGACCTGGCCCGAGGCGGCCGAGGTCAGCAAGATCACCAAGGTGACCAGCAGCTGCAACATCTGTGGCTGGCGCGGGCGCGGCTTCGAGGGGATCGAGCACAGCGAGTCCGCCCTGTGCCCCGTCTGCGGCTCGATCGCGCGGGACCGCTTCCTCTACTGGTGCTGGACCCAGCGCACGTCCTACGACCCGCAGGCCGCCGTGCTGGAGACCTCGCCGCGGCTCGGCGGCATGTACCGGCACCGGATGAGCGAGCGGGTCGACTACACCGCCAGCGACTACGACGAGTCGATGCACCGGGCGGTGCTCCGCCTGGACCTGCAGGCCATCGACCTGCCCGACGCCTCCCTCGACGTCGTGCTCACGCCGCACGTCCTCGAGCACGTGCCGGACACCGGCAAGGCGCTGTCCGAGCTGTTCCGCGTCCTGAAGCCGGGCGGCCACGTCCTGCTGCAGGTGCCGATCCCGCAGGCGGTCACGACGGTGCCGACCGAGCCGGAGTACCACGGCGACCGGACGCTGGTGTTCTTCCGCTTCGGCTGGGACCTCGCCGGCACCATCCGCTCGCACGGCTTCGACTGCCACACCTTGGTGACCCAGGAGCTGCGGGACGCCGCGGCGACCGGCGCCTGCCCCTGGACGCACGAGGGTCCGGACTGCGACGTGGAGGACCTCATGAAGGGCTCGGACGCGTCGACGATGACCGTCGTCGCCGACGCCGGGCAGGCCCGGCTGCACGGCTTCCGCCCGGCGTACCAGTTCGTCACCTTCGACTGCCACAAGCCGCGGTAG
- a CDS encoding pyridoxamine 5'-phosphate oxidase family protein yields MAGELWSFVSSQDELREIVGEPAQRVAEKVRDRLHPMDLAFLATSPFWAMATASADGRCDVSPRGDPAGSSVVVLSETTIALAERPGNRRADGFRNLLTNPHVGLLFVVPGRGDTLRVNGRGRLVREAPFFDDMVVQGHRPRLALVVETEEIFFHCSKAFLRAGLWSPDDWPDEDELPSRAQIAQALERPDETLEALTEYYGPSYAGRLYRG; encoded by the coding sequence GTGGCAGGTGAGCTGTGGTCCTTCGTCTCCTCGCAGGACGAGTTGCGGGAGATCGTCGGCGAGCCCGCGCAGCGGGTTGCGGAGAAGGTGCGCGACCGGCTCCACCCGATGGACCTGGCGTTCCTGGCGACGTCACCGTTCTGGGCGATGGCCACCGCCTCGGCGGACGGTCGCTGCGACGTGTCGCCGCGGGGCGATCCGGCCGGGTCCTCGGTCGTGGTCCTGAGCGAGACGACGATCGCCCTCGCCGAGCGCCCCGGGAACCGGCGCGCTGACGGCTTCCGGAACCTGCTCACCAACCCTCATGTCGGGCTGCTGTTCGTCGTCCCCGGCCGGGGGGACACCCTGCGCGTCAACGGCCGGGGCCGGCTGGTCCGCGAGGCCCCCTTCTTCGACGACATGGTGGTGCAGGGCCACCGGCCACGGCTGGCCCTCGTCGTCGAGACCGAGGAGATCTTCTTCCACTGCTCCAAGGCCTTCCTCCGGGCCGGGCTGTGGTCACCGGACGACTGGCCGGACGAGGACGAGCTGCCGTCGCGGGCGCAGATCGCGCAGGCTCTGGAGCGGCCTGACGAGACCCTCGAGGCGTTGACCGAGTACTACGGCCCGTCCTACGCCGGGCGGTTGTACCGGGGCTGA